From Rudanella lutea DSM 19387, a single genomic window includes:
- a CDS encoding PH domain-containing protein, translating to MKQYSVSLDNSAKVITGLVLALTVSLLAFGAFKPGVVLAIVMVICYGYQPQKYILTPETLTVARLFGAVSFDLNTIREVQEIAPEQMKTSLRAFAVGGLFGYYGRFVNASIGQMTWYATRRSNYVLVRTADDRRIVLTPDGPKQLVADLHRLLAA from the coding sequence ATGAAGCAGTATTCGGTCTCGTTGGATAATTCGGCTAAGGTGATTACAGGACTCGTGCTCGCCCTGACGGTTTCCCTGTTGGCCTTTGGGGCGTTTAAGCCGGGTGTGGTGCTGGCTATTGTAATGGTCATTTGCTACGGCTACCAACCCCAAAAATACATACTGACGCCCGAGACACTCACGGTGGCCCGGTTGTTTGGGGCTGTTTCGTTTGACCTTAACACGATCCGGGAGGTACAGGAAATTGCCCCTGAGCAAATGAAAACGAGTTTACGCGCGTTTGCTGTAGGGGGGCTGTTCGGGTATTACGGTCGGTTTGTGAATGCCTCCATCGGGCAAATGACCTGGTATGCCACCCGTCGCTCAAACTACGTGCTGGTGCGTACGGCCGACGATCGCCGGATTGTGTTAACGCCCGATGGGCCAAAGCAGTTGGTAGCTGATTTGCATCGACTACTGGCTGCGTGA
- the lptC gene encoding LPS export ABC transporter periplasmic protein LptC: MITRLLWCGLLLMVGLWGCEEPKTTRKTNAYQGPIEEINNVKMLYSEAAVLRVRMTTAKQYRYQNDDRKYPQTVNILFFGPNGEEVTTLRSDSGRYDKAKNLYTVMGNVVVINKQKQEKLTTNELNWNPQTKKVFTEKPVLVQSKLTGESLRGLGLDANQDFSQYSIRKVTGVFNVEGGGGF; the protein is encoded by the coding sequence ATGATAACTCGATTGCTGTGGTGTGGCCTCTTGCTGATGGTTGGCCTCTGGGGCTGCGAAGAGCCAAAAACAACCCGGAAAACCAATGCCTATCAGGGACCCATTGAAGAGATCAACAACGTGAAAATGCTGTACAGTGAGGCCGCTGTGTTGCGCGTTCGGATGACGACGGCCAAACAGTATCGGTATCAAAACGACGACCGCAAGTACCCTCAAACGGTCAATATCCTGTTTTTTGGCCCCAATGGAGAGGAAGTAACAACCTTACGCTCCGACTCGGGCCGGTATGATAAAGCCAAAAACCTATATACGGTTATGGGCAATGTGGTGGTGATTAACAAGCAGAAACAGGAAAAGCTGACTACCAACGAACTGAACTGGAATCCGCAAACAAAGAAGGTATTTACCGAAAAACCGGTGCTCGTGCAAAGCAAGCTGACGGGCGAAAGCCTGCGCGGTCTGGGTCTGGATGCGAACCAGGATTTTTCGCAGTATTCGATTCGCAAAGTGACCGGCGTGTTCAACGTCGAAGGGGGCGGGGGCTTCTAA
- the recN gene encoding DNA repair protein RecN → MLSHLLIKNYALIDQLELSPDVELNIVTGETGAGKSIMLGALGLLLGNRADTRVLYHLDQKCVIEGTFDVSGYFIEQLFEEEELDYSTSCVVRREISPSGKSRAFVNDTPVNLETLRRVTSQLMDIHSQHDSVQLGSNEYQLQIVDTYAQDEPLLRTYNLHYQDYRTKRNTLEKLRADASAMRKEFDYNNFLYRELAKAQLQPDEQENLEGELNVLENAEEIREKLQLAYEYLDNPEQSVVSLLKGAVGTLASVSKLSGQYATLQERAQSALIELRDLADEISTEQDSIDTDESRAETVRERLNTIYQLQKKHSADSVEELLAIQTDLQQKVSKVENLDEEIIAAEHAAAEARARLMQSADVLSQARRAVLPEIEREISGLLHDLGMPNASIRIEAESGKPSPTGIDTVTFLFSANKGIKPQQLKNVASGGEFSRLMMAIKYILASKRSLPTIIFDEIDTGVSGEIAIRMGNMMKDMAHSHQIIAITHLPQIAAQGSRHYFVYKDHSADKTVSRIRQLSLDERVMEIAQMIGGKNPSANTVKNAREILKQGKATAVAK, encoded by the coding sequence ATGCTGTCCCACTTATTGATCAAAAATTACGCCCTGATTGACCAACTCGAACTGTCGCCCGATGTTGAACTGAACATCGTTACGGGCGAAACGGGAGCCGGTAAGTCGATTATGCTGGGAGCACTGGGCTTATTGCTGGGCAACCGGGCCGACACGCGTGTGCTGTACCATCTGGATCAGAAATGCGTGATAGAGGGCACGTTCGACGTTTCGGGGTATTTTATCGAACAGCTTTTTGAGGAAGAGGAACTCGATTACTCCACCTCGTGCGTGGTACGTCGGGAAATAAGCCCGAGCGGTAAAAGCCGCGCCTTTGTTAACGACACACCGGTCAATCTGGAAACCCTTCGGCGGGTAACGAGTCAGTTGATGGATATTCACTCCCAGCACGATTCGGTGCAACTGGGCTCCAACGAATACCAGCTACAGATCGTCGATACGTACGCCCAGGACGAACCCCTACTGCGTACATATAACCTCCATTATCAAGACTACCGCACCAAGCGCAACACCCTCGAAAAGCTCCGGGCCGATGCCTCGGCGATGCGGAAAGAGTTTGATTATAATAATTTCCTCTACCGCGAACTGGCCAAGGCACAACTCCAGCCCGACGAACAGGAAAACCTGGAGGGCGAACTGAACGTTCTGGAAAACGCCGAGGAAATCCGCGAAAAACTCCAGCTGGCTTACGAATACCTCGACAATCCCGAGCAGTCGGTCGTGTCGCTTTTGAAGGGTGCCGTGGGTACGTTGGCGTCGGTGAGTAAGCTTTCGGGGCAATACGCTACGCTACAGGAGCGAGCGCAAAGTGCCCTGATTGAACTCCGCGACCTGGCCGACGAAATCAGCACAGAACAGGATTCGATTGATACCGACGAGAGCCGGGCCGAGACTGTTCGGGAGCGGCTCAACACGATTTACCAGTTGCAGAAAAAGCACTCGGCCGATTCGGTGGAGGAGCTGCTGGCCATTCAGACCGACTTGCAGCAGAAAGTAAGTAAAGTCGAAAACCTTGACGAAGAGATTATAGCCGCCGAACACGCAGCCGCCGAAGCGCGGGCTCGACTGATGCAGAGTGCCGATGTGCTGTCGCAGGCCCGCCGGGCGGTACTGCCCGAGATCGAGCGCGAAATCAGTGGATTGCTCCATGATTTGGGCATGCCCAATGCCTCGATTCGGATCGAGGCCGAGTCGGGTAAGCCGTCGCCAACGGGTATCGACACCGTTACGTTTTTGTTCAGTGCTAACAAGGGTATAAAACCCCAACAGCTTAAAAATGTGGCCTCGGGCGGTGAGTTTTCGCGACTGATGATGGCCATCAAGTATATCCTGGCCAGCAAACGCTCACTCCCGACTATTATTTTCGACGAGATCGACACGGGGGTTTCAGGCGAAATTGCGATTCGGATGGGCAACATGATGAAAGACATGGCTCATAGTCATCAGATTATTGCCATCACACACCTGCCCCAGATTGCGGCTCAGGGCTCGCGCCATTATTTTGTGTACAAAGATCATTCAGCCGACAAAACCGTAAGCCGAATCCGGCAGCTTTCGCTCGACGAACGGGTGATGGAGATTGCCCAGATGATTGGTGGCAAAAACCCATCGGCCAACACGGTAAAAAATGCCCGTGAAATTTTGAAACAAGGCAAGGCCACGGCGGTTGCTAAATAA
- a CDS encoding type III pantothenate kinase, whose protein sequence is MNVAIDWGNTRLKVGWFSEGQLVRTAQLTSVDELAQALAHQPADAGIVSSTSHPAETLPPLLGADRVEQWVFLNGQTPVPIQKAYDTPHTLGADRVAAAVGAMHLFPNEDCLILDLGTCITADRLDRTGVFQGGLISPGLRMRLQAMHQFTARLPLLEIDRANPPAWPRLDARNTREAMLSGALNGMRLELDGIVAEYRLEYPSGRVLVCGGDGPLFESRLKPPIFAVPPLVLWGLNRILHYNVKKLPANP, encoded by the coding sequence ATGAATGTTGCCATTGATTGGGGGAACACACGGCTTAAAGTAGGGTGGTTCAGCGAGGGGCAGCTGGTTCGCACGGCGCAGCTTACGTCGGTCGACGAGCTGGCCCAGGCATTGGCTCACCAGCCCGCCGATGCGGGGATTGTATCGTCGACGAGCCACCCCGCCGAAACGTTACCCCCGTTGTTAGGAGCTGACCGGGTGGAGCAGTGGGTGTTTCTGAACGGGCAAACCCCCGTTCCGATTCAAAAAGCGTACGATACGCCCCACACCCTAGGTGCCGACCGGGTAGCGGCTGCGGTGGGAGCTATGCACCTGTTTCCCAATGAGGATTGCCTTATTCTGGATTTGGGCACCTGCATCACCGCCGACCGGCTCGACCGAACAGGGGTGTTTCAGGGCGGGCTGATTTCGCCGGGGCTGCGTATGCGCCTGCAAGCCATGCATCAGTTTACGGCCCGGCTGCCGTTGCTGGAAATTGACCGGGCCAACCCGCCCGCCTGGCCGCGGCTCGATGCCCGCAATACCCGCGAGGCCATGTTGAGCGGAGCCCTGAACGGAATGCGGCTTGAACTGGACGGAATTGTGGCCGAATACCGGCTTGAATACCCATCCGGGCGTGTGCTTGTGTGCGGGGGCGACGGCCCGTTGTTTGAAAGTCGTCTGAAACCCCCGATATTTGCAGTGCCGCCGTTGGTACTGTGGGGACTGAATCGTATTTTACACTATAATGTCAAGAAATTACCGGCTAATCCGTAG
- a CDS encoding DUF4835 family protein codes for MIRSVTKLLCLLSGILLTVSVQAQELNCQVNLNYDQLFSQQKTDFSYFNQLKGVITELLNTRRWTNDQFQPSERINCILNINLLKSTQQGVFEGNAQLILKRPVYGTNLESTVISYVDRNFNIVYLPTTPVFFRDNAYTDELTSILGFYANIFLALDYDTFSRQGGTPHMQRAFNIMNLAQTANGAGWLVGGDKRNRYYLIENLQAPQFGPFRDGLYTYHRLALDTFTTNPIQSRKALLDLLTTMRRIQTQVSLSVLMNSFMDAKSEEFINVLYEGSLAERKRGFDLLTQLDPGKTEAYRKLLWQ; via the coding sequence ATGATTCGGTCCGTGACCAAATTACTTTGTTTGCTGAGTGGTATTCTCCTGACCGTGTCGGTACAGGCTCAGGAACTAAATTGCCAGGTAAATCTGAATTACGACCAGCTGTTTTCGCAACAGAAAACGGATTTTTCGTATTTCAATCAGCTGAAAGGCGTGATTACGGAGTTGCTGAACACCCGACGCTGGACCAACGATCAGTTTCAGCCATCGGAGCGTATCAACTGCATTCTGAATATTAACCTGCTCAAATCGACGCAACAGGGTGTTTTTGAGGGTAATGCCCAACTGATTCTGAAACGGCCTGTGTACGGTACAAACCTCGAATCGACGGTGATTAGCTACGTTGACCGGAATTTTAACATCGTGTATCTGCCCACGACGCCGGTCTTCTTCCGCGACAACGCCTACACCGACGAGCTGACTTCAATCCTCGGCTTTTACGCGAATATTTTTCTGGCCCTTGATTACGATACATTCAGTCGGCAGGGAGGAACACCGCACATGCAGCGAGCCTTCAACATCATGAACTTAGCCCAGACGGCCAACGGCGCGGGCTGGCTGGTGGGTGGCGACAAACGCAACCGGTATTACCTGATCGAAAACCTACAGGCTCCGCAGTTCGGTCCGTTCCGCGACGGCCTGTACACGTATCACCGGCTGGCGCTCGATACCTTTACGACCAACCCCATCCAATCGCGCAAAGCCCTACTGGACTTGCTGACCACCATGCGTCGTATTCAAACCCAGGTATCCCTTTCCGTGTTAATGAATTCCTTCATGGACGCTAAGTCTGAGGAGTTTATCAATGTGTTGTACGAGGGGTCACTGGCCGAGCGCAAACGCGGTTTTGATCTGCTCACCCAGCTTGACCCCGGCAAAACCGAAGCGTACCGGAAGCTTTTATGGCAATAA
- a CDS encoding c-type cytochrome, producing the protein MMKRLSWAALAALFIGSSACQSEEEIKRQKYITEGILLYQTNCANCHQKDGKGLEALYPPITGSEYLSKPDSIIHIIRHGQQGPIVVNGKRYNRPMPPQTHLSNLEIAEIVSYINAEWGQKDLFIDVKHVDRVLGKQ; encoded by the coding sequence ATGATGAAACGATTGAGTTGGGCCGCTCTGGCGGCCCTCTTTATTGGTAGCTCTGCCTGCCAAAGTGAGGAAGAAATCAAACGCCAGAAATACATTACCGAGGGCATCCTGCTCTACCAAACGAACTGCGCCAACTGCCACCAGAAAGACGGTAAGGGACTCGAAGCTCTTTACCCGCCCATAACCGGATCAGAGTACCTGAGCAAGCCTGACAGTATTATCCATATCATCCGGCATGGTCAGCAGGGGCCTATTGTGGTCAACGGGAAACGGTACAACCGGCCCATGCCTCCACAAACCCATTTGAGTAACCTCGAAATTGCCGAAATTGTAAGCTACATTAACGCCGAGTGGGGTCAAAAAGACCTCTTTATCGACGTTAAACATGTAGATCGGGTGTTGGGCAAACAGTAA
- the coaBC gene encoding bifunctional phosphopantothenoylcysteine decarboxylase/phosphopantothenate--cysteine ligase CoaBC → MLHAKRILLGITGSIAAYKAALLVRLLVKAGAEVQVVMTEAAGEFITPLTLSTLSKRPVLSSFVGNPAEGTWNNHVELGLWADALVIAPASAHTLARCAFGLCNDLLSAVYLSAKCPVFFAPAMDLDMYRHPSTLHNIERLASYGNHIIRAEHGELASGLVGEGRLAEPETIVEQLTHFFSQRGALVGRRVLITAGPTQEPIDPVRYISNHSTGKMGYAIARAFAMAGAEVTLVSGPTALPLPHPAVRRVSVRSAAEMFSATEAHFEQADLLILNAAVADYTPAHPAHQKIKKKEAEFSLELTKTVDIAATLGTRKRPGQLMMGFALETENEHENALGKLQRKNLDWIVLNSLRDAGAGFGHDTNKITVMDRGGNVRVFDLKTKEEVAEDLLTLVKEKLANP, encoded by the coding sequence ATGCTACACGCCAAACGCATTCTTCTGGGTATAACGGGCAGCATTGCCGCCTACAAAGCCGCCCTGCTGGTCAGGTTGCTTGTAAAAGCGGGCGCTGAGGTGCAGGTCGTCATGACCGAAGCGGCCGGCGAGTTCATCACACCGCTCACCCTAAGCACCCTGTCGAAACGGCCGGTGCTCTCGTCGTTTGTGGGTAACCCTGCCGAAGGTACCTGGAACAATCACGTGGAGCTGGGGCTTTGGGCCGACGCCCTGGTGATTGCCCCGGCTTCGGCACACACCCTTGCCCGCTGCGCGTTTGGCCTCTGCAACGACCTGCTTTCGGCGGTGTATCTGTCGGCTAAGTGTCCGGTATTTTTCGCGCCGGCTATGGATCTCGACATGTACCGGCACCCAAGTACGCTGCACAATATCGAACGGCTTGCTTCATACGGAAACCACATTATCCGGGCCGAACACGGCGAACTGGCAAGCGGGCTGGTTGGCGAAGGTCGGCTGGCCGAGCCCGAAACCATTGTCGAGCAACTAACTCATTTCTTCAGCCAGCGTGGGGCGCTGGTTGGTCGACGCGTGCTGATAACGGCCGGCCCCACACAGGAGCCGATTGACCCGGTGCGGTACATCAGCAACCATTCGACCGGAAAAATGGGCTATGCCATTGCGCGGGCCTTTGCAATGGCTGGCGCCGAGGTTACGCTGGTGAGCGGCCCCACGGCCCTCCCCCTGCCCCACCCCGCCGTGCGCCGGGTATCGGTACGGTCGGCTGCGGAGATGTTTAGCGCTACCGAAGCCCACTTTGAACAGGCTGACCTTCTGATTCTGAACGCGGCCGTTGCCGACTACACCCCGGCCCACCCGGCCCACCAGAAAATAAAGAAAAAGGAAGCCGAATTTTCGCTCGAACTGACCAAAACCGTCGATATTGCGGCTACGCTCGGCACCCGAAAACGGCCGGGGCAGCTGATGATGGGCTTTGCGCTCGAAACCGAAAATGAACACGAGAATGCCCTGGGCAAGCTTCAGCGCAAGAACCTGGACTGGATCGTGCTCAACTCACTACGCGATGCGGGCGCTGGCTTCGGACACGATACGAACAAAATAACCGTTATGGACAGAGGGGGCAACGTGCGGGTATTCGACCTTAAAACCAAAGAGGAAGTAGCCGAAGATTTGCTTACCTTAGTAAAAGAAAAATTAGCCAATCCATGA
- a CDS encoding SCO family protein yields the protein MAGLFLAACGSSGDTLPVLGQKEAVTRTVDGKTVTDSVDHTIPDFRFVSQYGDTVTAGTLAGKVYVADFFFTTCPTICPKMKTQMKRVYDRFKGNSNVMILSHTIDPTRDSVAVLRDFAQSLGVNDRQWLFVTGDKDQIYNIGQNAYMVSAAEDATAPGGVVHSGAFILVDTQKRVRGIYDGTTPEGVDKLMADIDKLLAEPNE from the coding sequence ATGGCCGGCTTGTTTTTGGCGGCCTGCGGCTCGTCGGGTGATACCCTGCCGGTACTTGGCCAGAAAGAAGCCGTTACCCGCACCGTAGACGGCAAAACCGTGACCGATTCAGTTGATCATACGATTCCTGATTTCCGGTTTGTGAGCCAGTATGGAGATACTGTTACGGCCGGCACACTAGCGGGTAAGGTGTACGTGGCCGATTTCTTTTTCACGACCTGCCCCACCATTTGCCCCAAAATGAAAACCCAGATGAAACGCGTGTACGACCGTTTCAAGGGGAATTCGAACGTCATGATTTTGTCGCACACCATTGACCCCACGCGTGACTCCGTTGCCGTACTGCGCGATTTTGCGCAGAGTCTGGGTGTCAACGACCGCCAATGGTTATTTGTAACGGGCGACAAAGACCAGATTTACAACATTGGCCAGAACGCCTATATGGTGAGTGCCGCCGAAGACGCTACGGCCCCCGGCGGGGTGGTGCATAGCGGTGCCTTTATTCTGGTCGATACCCAAAAACGGGTACGCGGTATTTACGACGGCACCACGCCCGAAGGTGTCGACAAGCTTATGGCCGACATTGACAAGTTACTCGCCGAACCAAACGAATGA
- a CDS encoding FG-GAP repeat protein, producing MPRLTSAQRQAIASPQVGALVYDTDLSTLVLYDGTLWMPLVTTSLNAMLLSREGPQGAWFGYSVAMSGDYAIVGAPNDHPYGDNQGAAYVFVRSGNIWTQQARLIARDGNAGDFFGGSVAISGDYVLIGASGDGDGEGNAFAMYDIGAAYVFVRSGSTWTQQAKLLANDGAPYDSFGSGVALSGDYAFIGADGDDMSALKVEQGSAYVFVRSGSTWTQEAKLIADDGDTKDYFGRTVAISGNYLLVGSGNDDVGSNTDQGSVYVFVRSGTAWTQQAKLTASDGASEDYFGASLAISGDYAIIGAYGDDMGANVDQGSAYVFVRSGSTWTQQAKLLASNGSDKHYFGSSVAIFENTAVVGAGNLNGPTGDMGTTYMFRSNNGIWTEIKRIELTRESEDNARVYSVGIYNGSFSFSRMGKVLFGLVE from the coding sequence TTGCCCCGGCTTACATCAGCTCAACGGCAGGCTATTGCAAGTCCACAGGTGGGGGCACTGGTTTATGACACGGATCTATCGACCCTCGTTTTGTATGATGGGACGCTCTGGATGCCGTTGGTTACCACCAGCCTGAACGCTATGCTCCTGAGCCGCGAAGGCCCCCAAGGCGCGTGGTTTGGTTATAGTGTAGCTATGTCGGGTGATTATGCGATTGTGGGAGCGCCAAACGATCATCCATACGGCGATAATCAGGGGGCCGCATACGTGTTTGTACGGTCGGGTAATATCTGGACGCAACAGGCTAGACTGATCGCCAGAGACGGTAATGCTGGGGATTTTTTTGGAGGAAGCGTAGCCATTTCGGGTGATTATGTACTCATAGGGGCAAGTGGCGATGGCGATGGTGAAGGTAATGCTTTTGCCATGTATGATATAGGGGCCGCCTATGTGTTTGTGCGTTCGGGTAGTACCTGGACACAGCAGGCTAAACTCCTTGCTAATGATGGCGCTCCGTATGATAGCTTCGGCAGTGGGGTAGCCCTTTCGGGCGACTATGCCTTTATAGGGGCCGATGGTGATGATATGAGTGCGTTAAAGGTCGAACAGGGTTCGGCTTATGTATTTGTACGTTCGGGTAGTACATGGACGCAGGAGGCTAAACTTATAGCTGATGATGGTGATACTAAGGATTATTTTGGGCGGACGGTCGCCATTTCGGGTAATTACCTGCTTGTAGGCTCAGGTAACGATGACGTTGGGTCCAACACCGATCAGGGGTCCGTCTATGTGTTTGTGCGTTCGGGGACTGCCTGGACGCAACAGGCAAAACTCACCGCCAGCGATGGCGCGTCAGAAGATTATTTTGGCGCTAGTCTGGCCATTTCGGGCGACTACGCGATTATCGGTGCTTATGGGGATGATATGGGAGCCAATGTTGATCAGGGGTCGGCGTATGTCTTTGTGCGTTCGGGCAGTACCTGGACCCAACAAGCCAAGCTCCTTGCCAGCAATGGGAGTGATAAACACTATTTTGGTTCGAGTGTGGCCATATTCGAGAATACTGCTGTGGTGGGTGCTGGGAACTTGAATGGGCCTACAGGTGACATGGGAACTACGTATATGTTTAGAAGCAATAACGGTATCTGGACAGAGATTAAACGGATCGAGCTCACTAGAGAATCGGAAGATAACGCTCGTGTTTACTCCGTCGGGATTTATAATGGGTCCTTTTCATTTAGTAGGATGGGAAAGGTGCTTTTTGGGCTGGTGGAGTAG
- a CDS encoding family 43 glycosylhydrolase, which produces MKFLQKLVPGLFALSTYGAVLAQPAVIPGDYPDPSVTKIGDTYWASATTSNWFPAYPLLKSTDLVNWQTVGNIFNKVPDWADYYFWAPEITAENGKVYVYYTAHKKGGNLCVAVASADRPEGPYRDHGPLVGQSDGSIDGFPMRDETGKLYLIWKEDGNSVKQPTPIWAQPMNEERTALTGEKKELFRNTDAWEGNLVEGVSMIRHGDYFYAIYAGAGCCGTGCTYATGVARAKNLLGPWEKFGQNPILADEGNWRCPGHGTVVEKDGRYFFLYHAYDKQTNVYTGRQALLKEFSFTADGWLTFLPNTPALASVKPVSPRLNDSFAGKTLSHLWQWSVFKQPDFGVRKGALTLHAQPSKLGSAVAQRTITGNYTVTTTIDRKRSAGQPGLAAIGDDDNALGISLEGSALTVWRLERGKKTVVATQPVGESRKLTLQLRAQQGNRFSFGYATDGKTFQTVTKDPINGAFLPPWDRAVRVGVLAMGSAGESSVFEDFVLENTQP; this is translated from the coding sequence ATGAAATTCTTGCAAAAACTGGTGCCGGGCTTATTTGCTCTGTCCACTTACGGCGCTGTGCTGGCCCAACCGGCTGTCATCCCCGGCGATTATCCCGACCCTTCGGTGACCAAAATAGGCGATACCTACTGGGCATCGGCCACTACGTCGAACTGGTTTCCGGCTTATCCGTTGCTCAAGTCCACCGATCTGGTTAACTGGCAAACCGTCGGCAATATCTTCAATAAAGTCCCCGACTGGGCCGATTATTACTTCTGGGCTCCCGAAATCACAGCCGAAAATGGCAAAGTATATGTCTACTACACGGCCCACAAAAAGGGTGGCAACCTCTGTGTGGCCGTTGCCAGTGCCGACCGACCTGAAGGCCCGTACCGGGATCATGGCCCGCTCGTGGGGCAATCCGACGGGTCTATTGATGGCTTTCCGATGCGCGACGAAACGGGTAAACTGTACCTGATCTGGAAAGAAGATGGTAACAGCGTGAAGCAGCCGACCCCCATCTGGGCGCAACCTATGAATGAGGAGCGCACAGCGCTGACGGGCGAGAAAAAAGAGTTATTCCGCAATACAGACGCTTGGGAAGGCAATTTGGTTGAGGGAGTATCGATGATTCGGCACGGCGACTATTTCTACGCGATCTATGCCGGGGCTGGTTGCTGTGGAACGGGGTGTACCTACGCAACGGGCGTGGCCCGGGCCAAAAACCTGCTCGGCCCCTGGGAAAAGTTCGGCCAGAACCCGATTCTGGCCGACGAGGGTAACTGGCGCTGCCCCGGGCATGGTACCGTTGTAGAGAAAGACGGTCGGTATTTCTTTCTGTACCACGCCTATGACAAGCAAACGAATGTGTACACCGGTCGGCAGGCACTTCTGAAAGAGTTTTCGTTTACGGCCGACGGCTGGCTTACGTTTTTACCCAATACCCCGGCCTTAGCCAGCGTGAAGCCTGTTTCTCCACGCCTGAACGATTCGTTTGCGGGTAAAACGTTATCCCATCTGTGGCAATGGTCCGTGTTTAAACAGCCCGATTTTGGCGTTCGGAAAGGGGCACTTACCCTGCATGCTCAGCCTTCTAAACTGGGGAGTGCTGTAGCACAGCGCACCATCACCGGTAACTATACGGTCACCACAACCATTGACCGCAAACGCTCGGCCGGGCAACCGGGGCTGGCGGCCATCGGCGACGACGACAACGCACTGGGTATCTCGCTTGAGGGCTCGGCACTGACCGTTTGGCGACTGGAACGGGGCAAAAAAACGGTGGTAGCGACTCAACCCGTGGGCGAATCTCGTAAACTGACACTACAACTGCGGGCACAGCAGGGTAACCGGTTTTCGTTTGGCTACGCTACTGATGGTAAGACGTTCCAGACCGTAACCAAAGACCCCATCAACGGAGCGTTTTTGCCGCCCTGGGACCGGGCCGTTCGGGTAGGGGTTCTGGCAATGGGTTCGGCTGGAGAGTCGTCTGTATTTGAAGACTTTGTGCTCGAAAACACGCAACCGTAG